Proteins encoded in a region of the Pseudomonas sp. PDNC002 genome:
- the fusA gene encoding elongation factor G produces the protein MARNTAINRYRNIGICAHVDAGKTTTTERILFYTGLSHKMGEVHDGAATTDWMVQEQERGITITSAAITTFWEGSRGQYDKYRVNVIDTPGHVDFTIEVERSLRVLDGAVVVFCGTSGVEPQSETVWRQANKYGVPRIVYVNKMDRAGANFLRVVGQIKNRLGHTPVPVQLAIGAEDDFQGQVDLLKMKAIYWNEDDKGTSYREEEIPADMVELATEWRNNMVEAAAEANEELMNKYLEEGELSIEEIKAGLRLRTIACEIVPAVCGSSFKNKGVPLVLDAVIDFLPAPTEIPAIQGIHPDHIDDGDDAPKDERPADDNAPFSALAFKIATDPFVGTLTFVRVYSGVLESGNSVINSVKGKKERVGRMVQMHANQRDEIKEVRAGDIAALIGMKDVTTGDTLCDIEKPIILERMDFPEPVISVAVEPKTKADQEKMGIALGKLAQEDPSFRVKTDEETGQTIISGMGELHLDILVDRMKREFGVEANIGKPQVSYRETISKDNIEIEGKFVRQSGGRGQFGHCWIRFSTPDVDDKGNITEGLVFTNEVVGGVVPKEYIPAIQKGIEEQMKNGVVAGYPLIGLKATVFDGSYHDVDSNEMAFKIAASMATKQLAQKGGGKVLEPIMKVEVVTPEDYMGDVMGDLNRRRGLIQGMEDSVSGKVIRAEVPLGEMFGYATDVRSMSQGRASYSMEFSKYAEAPANVVEALAKKQA, from the coding sequence ATGGCTCGTAACACAGCAATCAACCGCTACCGGAACATTGGTATCTGTGCCCACGTTGACGCGGGCAAGACCACCACTACCGAGCGGATCCTGTTCTACACAGGTCTCAGCCACAAGATGGGTGAGGTGCACGACGGCGCTGCTACCACCGACTGGATGGTGCAGGAGCAGGAGCGTGGTATCACCATCACCTCCGCTGCGATCACGACCTTCTGGGAAGGTTCGCGCGGCCAGTACGACAAGTACCGCGTAAACGTCATCGACACCCCCGGCCACGTAGACTTCACCATTGAAGTTGAGCGCTCCCTGCGCGTACTGGACGGCGCCGTCGTTGTGTTCTGCGGCACCTCCGGCGTTGAGCCGCAGTCCGAGACCGTATGGCGTCAAGCCAACAAGTACGGCGTTCCGCGTATCGTTTACGTGAACAAGATGGACCGCGCCGGCGCCAACTTCCTGCGCGTCGTCGGTCAGATCAAGAACCGCCTGGGTCACACCCCGGTTCCGGTTCAGCTGGCCATCGGTGCAGAAGATGACTTCCAGGGTCAGGTTGACCTGCTGAAAATGAAGGCCATCTACTGGAACGAAGACGACAAAGGCACCTCCTATCGCGAGGAAGAAATTCCTGCCGATATGGTTGAGCTGGCCACCGAGTGGCGCAACAACATGGTCGAGGCTGCTGCCGAAGCCAACGAAGAGCTGATGAACAAGTACCTGGAAGAGGGCGAGCTGTCGATCGAAGAGATCAAGGCTGGCCTGCGTCTGCGTACCATCGCTTGCGAAATCGTACCGGCTGTCTGTGGCTCCTCGTTCAAGAACAAGGGCGTGCCCCTGGTTCTCGATGCCGTCATCGACTTCCTGCCTGCTCCGACCGAGATCCCTGCGATCCAGGGTATCCACCCGGATCACATTGACGACGGCGACGACGCTCCGAAAGACGAGCGTCCGGCTGACGACAATGCACCGTTCTCGGCTCTGGCATTCAAGATCGCCACTGACCCGTTCGTAGGTACTCTGACCTTCGTTCGCGTCTACTCGGGCGTTCTGGAGTCCGGTAACTCGGTTATCAACTCCGTGAAAGGCAAGAAAGAGCGCGTTGGTCGTATGGTGCAGATGCACGCCAACCAGCGTGACGAGATCAAAGAAGTACGCGCTGGCGACATCGCTGCTCTGATCGGCATGAAGGACGTCACCACCGGTGACACCCTGTGCGACATCGAGAAGCCGATCATCCTCGAGCGTATGGACTTCCCGGAGCCTGTGATCTCGGTAGCTGTTGAGCCGAAGACCAAGGCTGACCAGGAGAAGATGGGCATTGCCCTCGGCAAGCTGGCTCAGGAAGACCCGTCGTTCCGCGTCAAGACCGACGAAGAAACCGGCCAGACCATCATCTCCGGTATGGGTGAGCTGCACCTGGACATCCTCGTCGACCGCATGAAGCGTGAATTCGGCGTTGAGGCGAACATCGGCAAGCCGCAGGTTTCGTACCGCGAAACCATCTCGAAGGACAACATCGAGATCGAAGGCAAGTTCGTTCGTCAGTCTGGTGGTCGTGGTCAGTTCGGTCACTGCTGGATTCGCTTCTCGACTCCGGACGTGGACGACAAGGGCAACATCACTGAAGGCCTGGTCTTCACCAACGAAGTCGTGGGCGGTGTGGTTCCGAAGGAATACATCCCGGCCATCCAGAAGGGCATCGAAGAGCAGATGAAGAACGGCGTTGTTGCCGGCTATCCGCTGATCGGCCTGAAGGCTACCGTCTTCGATGGTTCCTACCACGACGTCGACTCCAACGAGATGGCGTTCAAGATCGCTGCTTCCATGGCGACCAAGCAGCTGGCCCAGAAGGGCGGCGGCAAGGTGCTTGAGCCGATCATGAAGGTGGAAGTGGTGACTCCTGAGGACTACATGGGTGACGTGATGGGTGACCTGAACCGTCGTCGTGGTCTGATTCAGGGGATGGAAGACTCGGTTTCCGGTAAGGTTATCCGTGCCGAGGTTCCGCTGGGCGAGATGTTCGGTTACGCAACCGACGTGCGTTCCATGTCCCAGGGTCGCGCTAGCTACTCCATGGAATTCTCCAAGTACGCTGAAGCTCCGGCGAACGTCGTCGAAGCTCTGGCTAAAAAACAAGCTTGA
- the rpsL gene encoding 30S ribosomal protein S12, with product MATINQLVRKPRKRLVDKSGVPALQNCPQRRGVCTRVYTTTPKKPNSALRKVCRVRLTNGFEVSSYIGGEGHNLQEHSVVLIRGGRVKDLPGVRYHTVRGSLDTSGVKDRKQGRSKYGAKRPK from the coding sequence ATGGCAACTATCAACCAGCTGGTGCGCAAACCGCGCAAGCGCCTGGTCGACAAGAGCGGCGTTCCTGCCCTGCAGAACTGCCCTCAGCGTCGCGGCGTATGCACCCGCGTATACACCACCACCCCGAAGAAGCCGAACTCCGCACTGCGTAAAGTGTGCCGTGTTCGTCTGACCAACGGTTTCGAGGTTTCCTCGTACATCGGCGGTGAAGGCCACAACCTGCAAGAGCACAGCGTAGTGCTGATCCGCGGCGGTCGTGTAAAAGACCTTCCGGGTGTTCGCTACCACACCGTGCGCGGTTCGCTGGACACCTCCGGTGTCAAAGACCGTAAGCAGGGTCGTTCGAAGTACGGCGCGAAGCGTCCGAAGTAA
- the rpoC gene encoding DNA-directed RNA polymerase subunit beta' — translation MKDLLNLLKNQGQIEEFDAIRIGLASPEMIRSWSFGEVKKPETINYRTFKPERDGLFCAKIFGPVKDYECLCGKYKRLKHRGVICEKCGVEVALAKVRRERMGHIELASPVAHIWFLKSLPSRIGLLLDMTLRDIERVLYFESYVVIDPGMTTLEKGQLLNDEQYFEALEEFGDDFDARMGAEAVRELLNAIDLEHEIGRLREEIPQTNSETKIKKLSKRLKLMEAFQGSGNHPEWMVLTVLPVLPPDLRPLVPLDGGRFATSDLNDLYRRVINRNNRLKRLLDLAAPDIIVRNEKRMLQEAVDALLDNGRRGRAITGSNKRPLKSLADMIKGKQGRFRQNLLGKRVDYSGRSVITVGPTLRLHQCGLPKKMALELFKPFIFGKLEGRGMATTIKAAKKMVERELPEVWDVLAEVIREHPVLLNRAPTLHRLGIQAFEPVLIEGKAIQLHPLVCAAYNADFDGDQMAVHVPLTLEAQLEARALMMSTNNILSPANGEPIIVPSQDVVMGLYYMTREAINAKGEGMAFADLQEVDRAYRSGQVSLHARVKVRINEKVKNEDGTLTANTRIVDSTVGRALLFQVVPAGLPFDVVNQSMKKKAISKLINHCYRVVGLKDTVIFADQLMYTGFAYSTISGVSIGVNDFVIPDEKARIIDAATEEVKEIESQYASGLVTQGEKYNKVIDLWSKANDEVSKAMMANLSKEKVTDREGKQVDQESFNSMYMMADSGARGSAAQIRQLAGMRGLMAKPDGSIIETPITANFREGLNVLQYFISTHGARKGLADTALKTANSGYLTRRLVDVAQDLVVTEIDCGTEHGLVMSPHIEGGDVVEPLGERVLGRVIARDVFKPGGDDVIVPAGTLIDEKWVDFLEQMSVDEVVVRSPITCETRHGICAMCYGRDLARGHRVNIGEAVGVIAAQSIGEPGTQLTMRTFHIGGAASRTSAVDNVQVKNGGTIRLHNLKHVERADGALVAVSRSGELAVADDFGRERERYKLPYGAVISVKEGDKVDPGAIVAKWDPHTHPIVTEMDGTVAFVGMEEGITIKRQTDELTGLTNIEVMDPKDRPAAGKDIRPAVKLIDAAGKDLLLPGTDVPAQYFLPANALVNLSDGAKVRIGDVIARIPQETSKTRDITGGLPRVADLFEARRPKEPSILAEISGTISFGKETKGKRRLVITPTDGSDPYEELIPKWRHLNVFEGEQVSRGEVISDGPSNPHDILRLLGVSSLAKYIVNEIQDVYRLQGVKINDKHIETILRQMLRKVEVAESGDSSFIKGDQVELVHVLEENEVLGTQDKFPAKYERVLLGITKASLSTESFISAASFQETTRVLTEAAVTGKRDFLRGLKENVVVGRLIPAGTGLAYHSERKRQRELGKPQRVSASEAEAALAEALNLSGN, via the coding sequence TTGAAAGACTTGCTTAATCTGTTGAAAAACCAGGGTCAGATCGAAGAGTTCGATGCCATCCGTATTGGTCTGGCCTCGCCCGAGATGATCCGTTCCTGGTCCTTCGGTGAAGTCAAGAAGCCGGAGACCATCAACTACCGTACCTTCAAGCCGGAGCGCGATGGCCTGTTCTGCGCCAAGATCTTCGGCCCGGTGAAGGACTACGAGTGCCTGTGCGGTAAGTACAAGCGCCTGAAACACCGTGGTGTGATCTGCGAGAAGTGCGGCGTGGAAGTCGCGCTGGCCAAGGTGCGCCGTGAGCGCATGGGCCACATCGAACTGGCCTCGCCGGTCGCCCACATCTGGTTCCTGAAGTCCCTGCCGTCCCGTATCGGCCTGCTGCTGGACATGACCCTGCGTGACATCGAGCGCGTGCTCTATTTCGAGAGCTACGTAGTGATCGATCCGGGCATGACCACCCTCGAGAAGGGTCAGCTGTTGAATGACGAGCAGTACTTCGAAGCCCTCGAAGAGTTCGGCGATGACTTCGACGCCCGCATGGGTGCGGAAGCCGTTCGCGAGCTGCTCAATGCTATCGACCTGGAGCACGAGATTGGCCGCCTGCGTGAAGAGATTCCGCAGACCAACTCGGAAACCAAGATCAAGAAGCTGTCCAAGCGCCTGAAGCTGATGGAAGCCTTCCAGGGCTCCGGCAACCATCCCGAGTGGATGGTGCTGACCGTCCTGCCGGTGCTGCCGCCGGACCTGCGTCCGCTGGTTCCGCTGGATGGCGGCCGCTTCGCGACTTCGGATCTGAACGATCTGTATCGCCGCGTGATCAACCGTAACAACCGTCTGAAGCGCCTTCTCGACCTGGCTGCTCCGGACATCATCGTGCGCAACGAAAAGCGCATGCTGCAGGAAGCCGTCGACGCCCTGCTGGACAACGGCCGTCGCGGTCGTGCCATCACCGGCTCGAACAAGCGCCCGCTGAAGTCCCTGGCCGACATGATCAAGGGCAAGCAAGGTCGCTTCCGTCAGAACCTGCTCGGCAAGCGCGTGGACTACTCGGGCCGTTCGGTAATTACCGTAGGTCCGACCCTGCGTCTGCACCAGTGCGGTCTGCCGAAGAAAATGGCCCTGGAGCTGTTCAAGCCGTTCATCTTCGGCAAGCTGGAAGGTCGTGGCATGGCCACCACCATCAAGGCCGCCAAGAAGATGGTCGAGCGCGAGCTGCCGGAAGTGTGGGACGTTCTCGCTGAAGTCATCCGCGAACACCCCGTACTGCTGAACCGTGCGCCAACCCTGCACCGTCTGGGCATCCAGGCGTTCGAACCGGTACTGATCGAAGGTAAAGCCATCCAGCTGCACCCGCTGGTCTGCGCCGCGTACAACGCCGACTTCGACGGTGACCAGATGGCCGTACACGTCCCGCTGACCCTCGAGGCTCAGCTGGAAGCGCGCGCGCTGATGATGTCGACCAACAACATTCTGTCGCCTGCCAACGGCGAGCCGATCATCGTTCCGTCGCAGGACGTGGTAATGGGTCTGTACTACATGACCCGTGAAGCGATCAACGCGAAGGGCGAGGGCATGGCTTTCGCTGACCTGCAGGAAGTTGACCGTGCCTACCGTAGCGGCCAGGTGTCCCTGCACGCCCGCGTGAAAGTGCGTATCAACGAGAAGGTCAAGAACGAAGACGGCACCCTGACCGCGAACACCCGTATTGTCGACTCCACTGTCGGCCGTGCGCTGCTGTTCCAGGTTGTCCCGGCCGGCCTGCCTTTCGACGTGGTCAACCAGTCGATGAAGAAGAAGGCGATCTCCAAGCTGATCAACCACTGCTACCGCGTGGTAGGTCTGAAGGACACCGTCATCTTCGCTGACCAGCTGATGTACACCGGCTTCGCCTACTCGACCATCTCCGGTGTGTCGATCGGCGTGAACGACTTCGTCATCCCGGACGAGAAGGCTCGCATCATCGATGCCGCCACCGAGGAAGTGAAGGAGATCGAGAGCCAGTACGCCTCCGGCCTGGTAACCCAGGGCGAGAAGTACAACAAGGTGATCGACCTCTGGTCGAAGGCGAACGACGAAGTGTCCAAGGCGATGATGGCCAACCTCTCGAAAGAGAAGGTGACCGATCGCGAAGGCAAGCAAGTCGATCAGGAGTCCTTCAACTCCATGTACATGATGGCGGACTCCGGTGCGCGGGGCTCCGCGGCCCAGATCCGTCAGCTGGCCGGTATGCGTGGCCTGATGGCCAAGCCGGACGGCTCCATCATCGAAACTCCGATCACCGCGAACTTCCGTGAAGGCCTGAACGTACTCCAGTACTTCATCTCCACTCACGGTGCTCGTAAAGGTCTGGCGGATACCGCACTGAAGACAGCGAACTCCGGTTACCTGACCCGTCGTCTCGTCGATGTGGCCCAGGATCTGGTAGTGACCGAGATCGATTGCGGCACCGAGCATGGCCTGGTGATGTCTCCGCACATCGAAGGCGGCGACGTGGTCGAACCGCTGGGCGAGCGCGTGCTCGGCCGCGTGATCGCTCGCGACGTGTTCAAGCCGGGTGGCGATGACGTCATCGTGCCGGCCGGCACCCTGATCGACGAGAAATGGGTCGATTTCCTCGAGCAAATGAGCGTCGACGAAGTTGTCGTTCGTTCGCCGATCACCTGCGAAACCCGTCATGGTATCTGCGCCATGTGCTACGGCCGCGATCTGGCCCGTGGTCACCGCGTGAACATCGGTGAAGCTGTGGGCGTTATCGCTGCCCAGTCGATCGGTGAGCCGGGTACCCAGCTGACCATGCGTACCTTCCACATCGGTGGTGCGGCCAGCCGTACTTCCGCCGTGGACAACGTACAGGTCAAGAACGGCGGCACCATCCGCCTGCACAACCTGAAGCACGTAGAGCGTGCCGACGGCGCCCTGGTAGCGGTTTCCCGCTCCGGTGAGCTGGCGGTGGCCGACGACTTCGGTCGTGAGCGCGAGCGCTACAAGCTGCCGTACGGTGCGGTGATTTCCGTGAAGGAAGGTGACAAGGTCGACCCGGGCGCAATCGTCGCCAAGTGGGACCCGCACACCCACCCGATCGTCACCGAGATGGACGGCACCGTGGCCTTCGTGGGCATGGAAGAGGGCATCACCATCAAGCGCCAGACCGACGAACTGACCGGTCTGACCAACATCGAAGTGATGGATCCGAAGGATCGTCCGGCTGCCGGCAAGGACATCCGTCCGGCTGTGAAGCTGATCGACGCCGCAGGCAAGGATCTGCTGCTGCCGGGTACCGACGTACCGGCTCAGTACTTCCTGCCGGCGAACGCCCTGGTGAACCTCAGCGATGGCGCGAAAGTGCGTATCGGTGACGTTATCGCGCGTATCCCGCAGGAAACCTCGAAGACCCGTGACATCACCGGTGGTCTGCCGCGCGTTGCCGACCTGTTCGAAGCTCGTCGTCCGAAAGAGCCTTCGATCCTGGCGGAAATCAGCGGCACCATCTCCTTCGGCAAGGAAACCAAGGGCAAGCGCCGCCTGGTCATCACTCCCACCGACGGTAGCGATCCGTACGAGGAGCTGATTCCGAAGTGGCGTCACCTGAACGTGTTCGAAGGTGAACAGGTAAGCCGTGGTGAAGTGATCTCCGACGGCCCGAGCAACCCGCACGACATTCTGCGTCTGCTGGGTGTTAGCTCGCTGGCCAAGTACATCGTCAACGAGATCCAGGACGTTTACCGTCTGCAGGGCGTGAAGATCAACGACAAGCACATCGAGACCATCCTGCGTCAGATGCTGCGCAAGGTCGAAGTGGCCGAGTCGGGCGATTCGTCCTTCATCAAGGGCGACCAGGTCGAACTGGTCCACGTGCTGGAAGAGAACGAAGTACTGGGTACCCAGGACAAGTTCCCGGCCAAGTACGAGCGCGTGCTGCTTGGTATCACCAAGGCCTCGCTGTCCACCGAGTCGTTCATCTCGGCGGCATCCTTCCAGGAGACCACCCGCGTCCTCACCGAGGCGGCGGTTACCGGCAAGCGCGACTTCCTGCGCGGCCTGAAGGAGAACGTGGTCGTGGGTCGTCTGATCCCGGCGGGTACCGGCCTGGCTTACCACAGCGAGCGCAAGCGTCAGCGCGAACTCGGCAAACCGCAGCGCGTGAGCGCGAGCGAGGCCGAAGCAGCACTGGCCGAAGCGCTCAACCTGAGCGGTAACTAA
- the rpoB gene encoding DNA-directed RNA polymerase subunit beta — protein sequence MAYSYTEKKRIRKDFSKLPDVMDVPYLLAIQLDSYREFLQAGASKDQVRDIGLHAAFKSVFPIISYSGNAALEYVGYRLGEPAFDVKECVLRGVTFAVPLRVKVRLIIFDKESSNKAIKDIKEQEVYMGEIPLMTENGTFIINGTERVIVSQLHRSPGVFFDHDRGKTHSSGKLLYSARIIPYRGSWLDFEFDPKDCVFVRIDRRRKLPASVLLRALNYSTEEILNAFYDTNVYQIKGENLNLELVPSRLRGEIASFDIKDASGKVIVEAGRRITARHINQLEKAGISQLEVPFDYLIGRTVAKAVVHPATGEIIAECNTELTVDALAKIAKAQVVRLETLYTNDIDCGPFISDTLKIDSTSNQLEALVEIYRMMRPGEPPTKEAAETLFGNLFFSAERYDLSAVGRMKFNRRIGRSEIEGPGVLSKEDIVEVLKTLVAIRNGKGIVDDIDHLGNRRVRCVGEMAENQFRVGLVRVERAVKERLSMAESEGLMPQDLINAKPVAAAIKEFFGSSQLSQFMDQNNPLSEITHKRRVSALGPGGLTRERAGFEVRDVHPTHYGRVCPIETPEGPNIGLINSLATYARTNKYGFLESPYRVVKEGLVSDDIVFLSAIEEADHVIAQASATLNEKGQLIDELVAVRHLNEFTVKAPEDVTLMDVSPKQVVSVAASLIPFLEHDDANRALMGSNMQRQAVPTLRADKPLVGTGMERNVARDSGVCVVARRGGVIDSVDASRIVVRVNDDEVETGEAGVDIYNLTKYTRSNQNTCINQRPLVQKGDKVSRSDILADGPSTDMGELALGQNMRVAFMPWNGFNFEDSICLSERVVQEDRFTTIHIQELTCVARDTKLGPEEITADIPNVGEAALNKLDEAGIVYVGAEVQAGDILVGKVTPKGETQLTPEEKLLRAIFGEKASDVKDTSLRVPTGTKGTVIDVQVFTRDGVERDSRALSIEKMQLDEIRKDLNEEFRIVEGATFERLRSALVGSKADGGPALKKGAEITDEYLDGLERGQWFKLRMAEDALNEQLEKAQAYISDRRQMLDDKFEDKKRKLQQGDDLAPGVLKIVKVYLAIKRRIQPGDKMAGRHGNKGVVSVIMPVEDMPHDANGTPVDIVLNPLGVPSRMNVGQILETHLGLAAKGLGEKINRMLEEQRKIAELRGFLNEIYNEIGGRQESLDELNDNEIIALANNLKGGVPMATPVFDGAKEREIKAMLKLADLPESGQMRLYDGRTGNQFERTTTVGYMYMLKLNHLVDDKMHARSTGSYSLVTQQPLGGKAQFGGQRFGEMEVWALEAYGAAYTLQEMLTVKSDDVNGRTKMYKNIVDGDHRMEAGMPESFNVLIKEIRSLGIDIELETE from the coding sequence CCCCCTGATGACCGAGAACGGTACCTTCATCATCAACGGTACCGAGCGCGTCATCGTTTCCCAGCTGCACCGTTCCCCGGGCGTGTTCTTCGACCACGACCGTGGCAAGACCCACAGCTCCGGCAAGCTGCTGTACTCCGCTCGTATCATTCCTTACCGCGGTTCCTGGCTCGACTTCGAGTTCGATCCGAAGGACTGCGTATTCGTCCGTATCGACCGTCGCCGCAAACTGCCGGCGTCCGTTCTGCTGCGCGCGCTGAACTACAGCACCGAGGAAATCCTCAACGCGTTCTATGACACCAACGTTTACCAGATCAAGGGCGAGAACCTGAACCTGGAGCTGGTGCCGTCGCGTCTGCGTGGCGAGATCGCCAGCTTCGACATCAAGGATGCCAGCGGCAAGGTCATCGTCGAAGCGGGCCGTCGTATCACTGCTCGCCACATCAATCAGCTCGAGAAAGCCGGCATCAGCCAGCTGGAAGTGCCGTTCGACTACCTGATTGGCCGTACCGTGGCCAAGGCCGTCGTGCATCCGGCTACTGGCGAGATCATCGCCGAGTGCAACACCGAGCTGACCGTTGACGCCCTGGCGAAGATCGCCAAGGCCCAGGTAGTTCGCCTGGAGACTCTGTACACCAACGACATCGACTGCGGTCCGTTCATCTCCGACACGCTGAAGATTGACTCCACCAGCAACCAACTGGAAGCGCTGGTCGAGATCTACCGCATGATGCGTCCCGGCGAGCCGCCGACCAAGGAAGCCGCCGAGACACTGTTCGGTAACCTGTTCTTCAGCGCCGAGCGTTACGACCTGTCGGCCGTTGGTCGCATGAAGTTCAACCGCCGTATCGGTCGCAGCGAGATCGAAGGTCCGGGCGTACTGAGCAAGGAAGACATCGTCGAGGTCCTCAAGACCCTGGTTGCCATCCGTAACGGTAAAGGCATCGTCGACGACATCGACCACCTGGGTAACCGTCGCGTCCGTTGTGTCGGCGAGATGGCTGAGAACCAGTTCCGTGTTGGCCTTGTGCGTGTAGAGCGCGCGGTCAAGGAACGCCTGTCGATGGCTGAAAGCGAAGGCCTGATGCCGCAGGACCTGATCAACGCCAAGCCGGTGGCTGCCGCGATCAAGGAGTTCTTCGGTTCCAGCCAGCTGTCGCAGTTCATGGACCAGAACAACCCGCTCTCCGAGATCACCCACAAGCGCCGTGTCTCCGCACTCGGCCCAGGTGGTCTGACCCGTGAGCGCGCGGGCTTCGAGGTTCGTGACGTACACCCGACCCACTACGGCCGCGTGTGCCCGATCGAAACGCCTGAAGGTCCGAACATCGGTCTGATCAACTCCCTGGCCACCTACGCCCGCACCAACAAGTACGGCTTCCTGGAAAGCCCGTACCGCGTGGTGAAGGAAGGTCTGGTTAGCGACGATATCGTCTTCCTGTCCGCGATCGAAGAAGCTGACCATGTCATCGCTCAGGCGTCCGCGACCCTGAACGAAAAGGGCCAGCTGATCGACGAACTGGTAGCCGTCCGTCACCTGAACGAATTCACCGTGAAGGCGCCGGAAGACGTCACCCTCATGGACGTTTCGCCGAAGCAGGTCGTTTCCGTCGCTGCCTCGCTGATTCCGTTCCTCGAGCACGACGACGCCAACCGTGCACTCATGGGTTCGAACATGCAGCGTCAGGCTGTACCGACCCTGCGCGCCGACAAGCCGCTGGTAGGTACCGGCATGGAGCGCAACGTCGCCCGTGACTCCGGTGTCTGCGTGGTTGCTCGCCGTGGCGGTGTGATCGACTCCGTCGACGCCAGCCGTATCGTGGTGCGTGTGAATGACGACGAAGTCGAGACTGGCGAAGCCGGCGTCGACATCTACAACCTGACCAAGTACACCCGTTCCAACCAGAACACCTGCATCAACCAGCGTCCGCTGGTGCAGAAGGGTGACAAGGTCTCGCGCAGCGACATCCTGGCCGACGGTCCGTCCACCGACATGGGTGAGCTGGCTCTGGGTCAGAACATGCGCGTAGCGTTCATGCCCTGGAACGGCTTCAACTTCGAAGACTCCATCTGCCTGTCCGAGCGCGTGGTCCAGGAAGATCGTTTCACCACGATCCACATCCAGGAACTGACCTGCGTTGCTCGTGACACCAAGCTCGGCCCAGAAGAAATCACCGCGGACATCCCGAACGTGGGTGAGGCTGCGCTGAACAAGCTGGACGAAGCAGGCATCGTCTACGTCGGCGCCGAAGTACAGGCCGGCGACATCCTGGTCGGCAAGGTCACCCCGAAAGGCGAGACCCAGCTGACTCCGGAAGAGAAGCTGCTGCGCGCGATCTTCGGTGAGAAGGCGTCCGACGTGAAGGACACCTCCCTGCGTGTGCCGACCGGTACCAAGGGCACCGTCATCGACGTACAGGTCTTCACCCGCGACGGCGTGGAGCGCGACAGCCGCGCCCTGTCCATCGAGAAGATGCAGCTGGACGAGATCCGCAAGGACCTGAACGAAGAGTTCCGCATCGTCGAAGGCGCCACCTTCGAGCGTCTGCGTTCCGCTCTGGTTGGCTCCAAGGCCGACGGCGGTCCTGCCCTGAAGAAAGGCGCAGAGATTACCGACGAGTACCTGGACGGCCTCGAGCGCGGCCAGTGGTTCAAGCTGCGCATGGCGGAAGATGCTCTGAACGAGCAGCTGGAGAAGGCCCAGGCCTACATCAGCGACCGTCGTCAGATGCTGGACGACAAGTTCGAAGACAAGAAGCGCAAGCTGCAGCAGGGCGACGACCTGGCTCCGGGCGTGCTGAAGATCGTCAAGGTCTACCTGGCCATCAAGCGTCGCATCCAGCCGGGCGACAAGATGGCCGGCCGCCACGGTAACAAGGGTGTGGTCTCCGTGATCATGCCGGTCGAAGACATGCCGCACGATGCCAACGGTACTCCGGTTGACATCGTCCTGAACCCGCTGGGCGTACCGTCGCGCATGAACGTCGGTCAGATCCTCGAAACCCACCTGGGCCTCGCGGCCAAGGGCTTGGGCGAGAAGATCAACCGCATGCTCGAAGAGCAGCGCAAGATCGCCGAGCTGCGTGGCTTCCTGAACGAGATCTACAACGAGATCGGTGGTCGCCAGGAGAGCCTGGACGAGCTGAACGATAACGAGATCATCGCTCTGGCCAACAACCTCAAGGGCGGCGTGCCCATGGCGACCCCGGTGTTCGACGGTGCCAAGGAGCGCGAGATCAAGGCCATGCTGAAGCTGGCCGATCTGCCTGAGAGCGGTCAGATGCGTCTGTATGACGGCCGCACCGGTAACCAGTTCGAGCGTACGACCACTGTTGGTTACATGTACATGCTCAAGCTGAACCACCTGGTCGATGACAAGATGCACGCACGTTCCACCGGCTCCTACAGCCTGGTTACCCAGCAGCCGCTGGGTGGTAAGGCGCAGTTCGGTGGCCAGCGTTTCGGGGAGATGGAGGTCTGGGCGCTGGAAGCCTACGGTGCCGCCTACACCCTGCAGGAAATGCTGACCGTGAAGTCGGACGACGTGAACGGCCGTACCAAGATGTACAAAAACATCGTGGACGGGGATCACCGCATGGAGGCCGGCATGCCCGAGTCCTTCAACGTGTTGATCAAAGAGATCCGCTCGCTCGGCATCGATATCGAACTGGAAACCGAATAA
- the rpsG gene encoding 30S ribosomal protein S7 yields the protein MPRRRVAAKREILADPKYGSQILAKFMNHVMESGKKAVAERIVYGALDKVKERGKGDPLEIFEKALDAIAPLVEVKSRRVGGATYQVPVEVRPSRRNALAMRWLVDFARKRGEKSMALRLAGELLDAAEGKGAAVKKREDVHRMAEANKAFSHYRF from the coding sequence ATGCCAAGACGTCGTGTAGCGGCCAAACGTGAGATCCTGGCCGATCCGAAATACGGAAGCCAGATTCTGGCCAAGTTCATGAACCACGTGATGGAAAGCGGCAAAAAAGCCGTTGCCGAGCGTATCGTTTACGGTGCTCTGGACAAGGTCAAAGAGCGCGGTAAAGGCGACCCCCTGGAAATCTTCGAAAAAGCACTCGACGCCATCGCTCCGCTGGTCGAAGTGAAGTCCCGCCGTGTCGGCGGTGCTACCTACCAGGTTCCGGTCGAAGTACGTCCGTCCCGTCGTAATGCTCTGGCCATGCGTTGGCTGGTGGACTTCGCCCGCAAGCGTGGCGAGAAGTCCATGGCTCTGCGCCTGGCTGGCGAGCTGCTGGATGCCGCTGAAGGCAAAGGCGCTGCCGTCAAGAAGCGTGAAGACGTGCACCGTATGGCCGAGGCCAACAAAGCGTTCTCGCACTACCGCTTCTAA